The proteins below come from a single Mucilaginibacter mali genomic window:
- a CDS encoding sulfatase family protein — MADDHAYQALGAYGSRLIKTPNIDRIAKEGALMQSAYVTNSVCSPSRAVILTGKYSHLNGMKDNGTYFNGAQQTLPKIFKQYGYNTAIVGKWHLFSQPTGFDYWNILPDQGHYYSPHFFKNGKDTVYKGYVTDIITDMAINWIGEQKGKPFFLMLHHKAPHRNAMPPLKYLDKFSNVKFPLPYSFYDDYANKPALQRQSITMKNDLDIRYDTKIPCDTCPVTKINEWAPGEYEKELVGLNPTERKIWDAAYQKEYEKFKKLHTKDEITRFQYQRYLEDYLRCIMSLDDNVGRVLKYLDKTGLAQNTIVIYTSDQGFYLGEHGLYDKRFMYEESFRTPMMIRYPGTVKPGNKLNQFVLNLDLAPTMLDLAGIKPPDDMQGESMKPLLTKQPLVKKWRDEIYYHYYELSFNLTAHYGIRTRRYALMHFYNPLDAWELYDLQKDPYEMKNVYNDAQYQSTIVELKAHLKALQVKYKDEEESFLKKK, encoded by the coding sequence ATGGCCGATGATCATGCGTACCAGGCCTTGGGGGCTTATGGTTCAAGGCTGATCAAAACGCCAAATATCGATCGTATAGCTAAGGAGGGGGCTTTGATGCAGAGCGCCTACGTTACCAATTCTGTATGTAGCCCCAGTAGGGCGGTTATCCTTACCGGTAAATACTCCCATTTGAATGGTATGAAGGATAATGGTACTTATTTTAACGGCGCGCAGCAAACCCTGCCCAAGATATTTAAGCAGTATGGCTATAACACAGCCATAGTAGGGAAGTGGCACCTGTTCAGTCAGCCCACAGGTTTCGATTACTGGAATATCCTGCCCGACCAGGGGCATTACTATAGTCCGCATTTTTTTAAGAACGGGAAGGATACCGTGTATAAAGGTTACGTAACCGATATCATCACCGATATGGCTATCAACTGGATAGGGGAGCAAAAGGGCAAACCTTTCTTCCTGATGTTGCACCACAAGGCCCCGCACCGCAACGCCATGCCGCCGTTGAAGTATTTGGATAAATTCAGCAATGTGAAATTCCCGCTGCCTTATAGCTTTTATGATGATTATGCCAATAAACCTGCATTGCAGCGGCAAAGCATCACCATGAAAAACGATTTGGATATCCGCTACGATACCAAGATCCCCTGCGATACCTGCCCGGTTACCAAGATAAACGAATGGGCGCCTGGCGAATACGAAAAGGAGCTGGTCGGCCTGAACCCGACCGAGCGTAAAATATGGGATGCCGCTTATCAAAAGGAATACGAAAAATTTAAAAAGTTGCATACTAAGGATGAAATAACACGCTTTCAATACCAGCGCTATTTGGAGGATTACCTGCGCTGCATCATGTCGTTGGATGATAATGTAGGCCGCGTTTTGAAATATCTTGACAAGACTGGCTTGGCCCAAAATACCATCGTGATCTACACATCCGACCAGGGCTTTTACCTCGGCGAGCATGGCCTGTACGATAAGCGCTTTATGTACGAGGAATCGTTCCGCACGCCCATGATGATCCGATATCCCGGTACGGTAAAGCCCGGTAACAAGCTGAATCAGTTTGTATTAAACCTCGACCTGGCGCCGACGATGTTAGATTTGGCCGGCATTAAACCACCCGATGATATGCAGGGGGAATCGATGAAGCCATTGCTGACCAAACAACCATTGGTGAAAAAATGGCGAGATGAGATCTATTATCATTATTACGAATTGTCGTTTAACCTCACCGCCCACTACGGCATCCGCACCAGGCGCTACGCGCTGATGCATTTTTATAACCCGTTGGATGCCTGGGAACTATACGATCTTCAAAAGGATCCGTATGAAATGAAGAATGTGTATAACGATGCGCAATATCAGTCAACTATCGTTGAGTTGAAGGCGCATCTAAAAGCCTTGCAGGTAAAATACAAAGACGAGGAAGAGTCCTTTTTAAAGAAGAAGTAA
- a CDS encoding SusC/RagA family TonB-linked outer membrane protein produces MKPVSQDHSTKAWQTTSKAPHLCPPEFTGRPYALPLNRFKQSLILAMSFVVALLLSASVYAQNSRSIRGTVTDEKDVAMPGVSVTIKGTTTGTMTDASGRFTINAATGQTLVISMVGYTPFQVVVSNQTMVNAKLSPTASSLNEVVVVGYGQQTKASVTSAISSVSNADIVTTKNENIMNSLAGKVPGLRVVQNTGEPGAFANNFDIRGFGSPLIVIDGIPRPDIARVDPNDVESISVLKDASAAVYGVRAANGVILITTKKGKMGAPELTYTGFYGLQSPINFGKATNAQDYMVLFNEQQVHNRGGNGIRGNRQFTDAQIAEYVNGTKQSTDWVDAVMRPNVPEQQHNLSASGGTDKTSYYISGGYTGQDGILRSGDLTYNKYNFRSNLSTKIANNLKFDLNLSGTMERTVRPNPTNGTYWVIRSAWYTLPTAPLYANNTPPYYYAVPNPPLQAVAQSEIDASGYYNVNNKWFQSAANLTYDVPFVKGLSLKGLYSFDFVLNDNKYYYKAYNEYDYDTTTGAYVVKNTQGSPSTLRREMYEYPTSLGQFWLSYSRSFNNTHNVSGSLIYEESTRSGDNFFAQRELTLQVDQLFAGNSTNQQGNMSQSQSNAFTYKTAAYIGNFTYDFKSRYFAKFAFRYDGSSRFAAERQWGFFPDAEAGWRLSEEPFFKAIKPLSFITNLKFRGSYGILGDDSASSYQFLTGYNYPFSGNAMLQPGGSVFGSTFVSALQSKGIANPGITWYKAKTFDIGADFEAWSGKLGITFDYFRRDRSGLLANQLNSLADVVGASLPQQNLNSDRTEGFDFDISTRNHIGAFGYNLKGTMGFARIMNLTYVSAQLGNSYLNWSQRDGNNFGTGANRYTNIYFGLNRNGQFENYQAIENSPFFVPRNTTVGDYRYTDWNGDGQINADDYHPFATVGLPVMTFGLNVGLSYKNFDLNALFQGAAMVTSSAFEQAQQPLWAGGNALTKFLDRWHPTDPNADPYSPSTQWTQGYYSYTGTYAVTNSEWNTFNASYVRLKNIEVGYSLPKKLLGHIGVKGIRVFFNGYNLLTFTGLKYTDPEHPEFTSQFTRSSNQYDYAYPLTKTYIFGLTAKF; encoded by the coding sequence ATGAAACCAGTTTCACAAGATCACTCCACAAAGGCATGGCAAACTACTTCCAAAGCCCCGCATTTGTGCCCGCCGGAATTTACAGGACGGCCCTATGCCCTGCCTTTAAACCGGTTTAAGCAATCACTAATACTGGCCATGAGTTTTGTGGTAGCCTTGCTGCTGTCGGCAAGTGTTTACGCGCAAAATTCGCGCAGCATCCGTGGCACCGTTACCGACGAGAAGGATGTAGCTATGCCCGGCGTTAGCGTAACTATAAAAGGCACCACCACCGGCACCATGACCGATGCCAGCGGCCGTTTCACCATCAACGCGGCTACCGGCCAAACACTGGTGATATCGATGGTGGGCTATACGCCTTTCCAGGTAGTTGTTAGCAACCAAACTATGGTTAATGCTAAACTATCGCCAACAGCTTCCTCATTAAACGAGGTGGTTGTGGTTGGTTACGGACAGCAAACAAAAGCTTCGGTAACCAGCGCGATATCATCTGTAAGCAACGCCGATATTGTTACCACCAAAAACGAGAACATTATGAACTCGCTGGCTGGTAAAGTGCCTGGCTTGCGTGTTGTGCAAAACACCGGCGAACCCGGCGCTTTTGCCAACAACTTCGATATCCGTGGCTTCGGTTCGCCACTGATCGTTATCGATGGTATCCCCCGCCCCGATATCGCCCGTGTTGACCCGAACGACGTGGAAAGTATCTCGGTATTAAAAGATGCATCGGCCGCGGTGTACGGGGTACGAGCCGCTAACGGTGTAATATTAATTACCACTAAAAAAGGTAAAATGGGCGCGCCTGAATTAACCTATACCGGTTTTTATGGCTTACAAAGCCCTATAAACTTTGGGAAAGCCACAAACGCGCAAGATTACATGGTGCTTTTTAACGAGCAACAGGTACACAACAGGGGCGGCAACGGTATCAGAGGTAACCGTCAGTTTACCGACGCGCAAATAGCCGAATATGTAAACGGCACCAAACAAAGCACCGATTGGGTAGACGCGGTTATGAGGCCAAACGTGCCCGAACAACAGCACAACCTGAGTGCCAGTGGTGGTACCGACAAAACAAGCTACTACATCAGTGGTGGGTATACCGGCCAGGATGGTATTTTAAGATCGGGCGACCTGACTTATAACAAGTACAATTTCCGATCTAACCTGAGCACCAAAATTGCCAACAACTTAAAGTTCGATCTGAACCTTTCGGGTACGATGGAGAGAACGGTGCGCCCTAATCCAACCAACGGTACTTATTGGGTGATCCGCAGCGCCTGGTATACCCTGCCTACAGCCCCGCTGTATGCCAACAATACCCCGCCTTATTACTATGCTGTGCCTAACCCGCCGTTGCAGGCCGTAGCGCAATCAGAAATAGATGCCAGCGGCTATTATAATGTAAACAATAAGTGGTTCCAGAGCGCGGCTAACCTTACATATGATGTGCCTTTTGTTAAAGGTTTAAGCTTAAAAGGATTATACAGCTTTGATTTTGTGCTAAACGATAACAAGTACTATTACAAAGCCTACAACGAGTACGATTACGACACCACTACCGGTGCCTACGTTGTAAAAAACACACAGGGCAGCCCAAGCACGCTGCGCCGGGAGATGTACGAGTACCCAACCTCGCTGGGCCAGTTTTGGTTAAGCTATTCGCGTAGTTTTAATAATACGCACAATGTTTCGGGATCGTTAATTTACGAAGAAAGCACCCGCAGCGGCGATAACTTTTTCGCCCAGCGCGAACTGACCTTACAGGTAGATCAGCTTTTCGCGGGTAACAGCACCAACCAGCAGGGCAACATGAGCCAAAGCCAAAGCAATGCCTTTACCTATAAAACCGCTGCCTACATTGGTAACTTTACTTACGATTTCAAATCGCGCTATTTTGCCAAATTCGCGTTCAGGTACGATGGTTCATCGCGTTTTGCCGCCGAAAGACAATGGGGCTTTTTCCCCGATGCGGAGGCCGGCTGGCGCCTTTCTGAAGAACCTTTCTTCAAAGCCATTAAGCCGTTATCATTCATCACCAACCTAAAATTCCGTGGATCGTACGGTATCCTGGGTGATGACTCAGCATCCAGCTACCAATTTCTTACCGGTTATAACTATCCGTTCTCGGGCAATGCCATGCTACAGCCGGGCGGCTCGGTATTTGGCAGCACTTTTGTAAGTGCACTGCAAAGCAAAGGTATAGCTAACCCGGGCATAACCTGGTATAAAGCCAAAACATTTGACATTGGTGCCGATTTTGAAGCATGGAGCGGCAAATTAGGTATCACCTTCGATTACTTCAGGCGCGATCGCAGCGGTTTGCTGGCCAACCAGTTAAACTCGCTGGCTGATGTGGTGGGTGCAAGCTTACCTCAGCAAAACTTAAATTCCGACCGTACCGAAGGTTTCGATTTTGATATCAGCACCCGTAACCACATCGGCGCGTTTGGATACAACCTTAAAGGCACCATGGGTTTTGCCCGCATCATGAACTTAACCTACGTTAGCGCGCAACTGGGTAACTCTTACCTTAACTGGTCTCAGCGCGATGGTAACAACTTCGGTACCGGCGCTAACCGTTATACCAATATCTATTTCGGTTTAAACCGTAACGGCCAGTTTGAAAACTACCAGGCTATTGAAAACAGCCCGTTCTTTGTGCCACGTAATACCACTGTAGGCGATTACCGCTACACCGACTGGAATGGCGACGGACAGATCAACGCTGATGACTACCATCCGTTCGCTACCGTGGGCCTACCGGTAATGACTTTTGGTTTAAACGTAGGCTTATCATATAAAAACTTCGATCTGAACGCCTTATTCCAGGGCGCGGCTATGGTTACCAGTTCGGCATTTGAACAGGCGCAGCAGCCGCTTTGGGCAGGTGGTAACGCCTTAACCAAGTTTTTAGACAGGTGGCACCCAACCGATCCGAACGCTGACCCATACAGCCCGTCTACACAATGGACGCAAGGCTATTACTCTTATACCGGCACCTACGCGGTAACCAATAGCGAGTGGAATACTTTTAACGCGTCGTACGTGCGCCTAAAAAACATTGAAGTTGGTTATAGCCTGCCTAAAAAACTGTTAGGCCATATTGGTGTAAAGGGCATAAGAGTGTTCTTTAACGGGTATAACCTGTTAACATTTACCGGGCTGAAATATACCGATCCTGAGCACCCGGAGTTTACCTCACAGTTTACACGTAGCAGTAACCAGTACGATTACGCCTATCCGCTTACAAAAACATACATTTTTGGTTTAACCGCGAAATTTTAA
- a CDS encoding RagB/SusD family nutrient uptake outer membrane protein → MKNRLYILLLALMVPFASCKKNLDVPPLNIITDKDVFGSVSGIDAYMSRIYLQMPIEDFKYQSTTGFKAFFAGSASANTGEAISRDVGNSTETFNYWADAYALIRDCNYFMETLPTYAGNFSAVQVANWQGEARYIRAVTYFALVKRYGGVPLVDKVLTKPGETIDDIVAEIEQFKIPRSSEQAGYDFIGTDLDFAYTNLPATNVKGRATKYAAAALKSRVMLYAGTIAKYNTINLTGGGAQVCGIPATKANDYFKAAYDAATLLDGKFSLYKTLWSATDKAAQANNFAQLFLDVNSAENIFVRQYKYPDADHWYDNNQIPHQMWNGTYSAETCPTLDFVEMYEGLPTNPNGTFQSLDAAGHYIMYTNPGDPFANIEPRAKGTILFPGDAFKGQIIDLRRGIYTGSTTAGLNKLVPATGPAQYPAAPLILSSATDVPAPVDIGGGKTMNPAGSSGYFTSTGTAGCISGFTIRKYLDPTKATTDLANNRSDQAWIELRYAEVLLNRAEAAIELFTAGQGANYQTQALADINAIRDRAGATLATTATLNIAAVRKERRKELAFENKTWFDLRRWRIADTEMNNRYWRILNQFYVKDAAKYIYDDRQDERNTLYTFDPRWYYEAIPGAVISKSPNIVQNPGY, encoded by the coding sequence ATGAAAAATAGATTATATATATTATTACTTGCGCTAATGGTGCCGTTCGCGTCGTGCAAGAAAAACCTCGACGTCCCGCCGTTGAACATTATTACCGATAAGGACGTGTTTGGCAGTGTGAGCGGTATCGACGCCTATATGTCGCGCATTTACCTGCAAATGCCTATCGAGGATTTTAAATACCAGTCAACCACCGGTTTCAAGGCATTCTTCGCGGGTTCGGCCTCGGCCAATACCGGCGAAGCCATCAGTCGCGACGTGGGTAACTCAACCGAAACCTTCAACTACTGGGCCGATGCCTACGCGCTGATCCGTGATTGTAATTATTTTATGGAGACCCTACCTACCTATGCCGGCAATTTCAGTGCCGTACAGGTGGCTAACTGGCAGGGCGAAGCCCGTTATATCCGCGCGGTTACCTACTTCGCGCTGGTAAAACGATATGGCGGTGTACCACTGGTGGATAAGGTTTTAACCAAACCCGGCGAAACCATCGACGATATTGTTGCTGAAATAGAACAATTCAAGATCCCCCGTTCGTCTGAGCAAGCCGGTTATGATTTTATAGGCACCGATCTTGATTTTGCCTACACCAATTTGCCTGCAACCAATGTAAAAGGCCGCGCTACTAAATATGCTGCCGCAGCCTTAAAATCGCGGGTGATGCTTTACGCTGGCACCATCGCTAAATATAATACCATCAACCTTACCGGCGGCGGCGCGCAGGTATGCGGTATCCCGGCAACAAAGGCTAACGATTACTTTAAAGCTGCTTATGATGCGGCTACTTTGTTAGACGGTAAATTCTCGTTGTATAAAACCTTATGGTCTGCTACAGATAAAGCAGCCCAGGCCAATAACTTCGCGCAACTGTTTTTAGATGTTAACAGTGCCGAAAATATCTTCGTACGCCAATACAAATATCCCGATGCCGACCACTGGTACGATAACAACCAGATCCCCCACCAAATGTGGAACGGCACCTATTCGGCCGAGACCTGCCCTACCCTTGACTTTGTGGAGATGTACGAGGGCCTGCCGACCAATCCCAACGGCACATTCCAATCGTTGGATGCCGCCGGCCATTATATTATGTATACCAACCCCGGCGATCCCTTCGCTAATATCGAACCGCGCGCTAAAGGCACCATCCTGTTCCCCGGCGACGCGTTTAAAGGCCAGATCATTGATTTGCGCCGTGGTATTTATACCGGCAGCACAACCGCTGGTTTAAACAAATTGGTTCCGGCTACCGGCCCAGCTCAATATCCTGCGGCTCCGCTTATTCTTTCTTCGGCTACCGATGTACCTGCTCCGGTTGATATCGGCGGCGGCAAAACAATGAACCCGGCCGGATCAAGTGGTTATTTTACCAGTACCGGTACCGCGGGTTGTATCTCCGGTTTCACCATCCGCAAATACTTAGACCCGACCAAAGCTACTACCGACCTGGCCAACAACCGTTCGGACCAGGCTTGGATAGAGTTACGTTATGCCGAAGTATTGCTTAACCGTGCCGAAGCCGCCATTGAGTTATTTACCGCGGGCCAGGGCGCTAATTATCAAACCCAGGCTTTAGCCGATATCAATGCCATTCGCGATCGTGCTGGCGCTACCTTAGCTACTACCGCTACTTTAAACATTGCCGCCGTGCGCAAGGAAAGAAGAAAAGAACTGGCGTTTGAAAACAAAACCTGGTTCGATCTGCGCAGATGGCGCATTGCCGATACCGAAATGAATAACCGTTACTGGCGCATACTTAACCAATTTTATGTAAAGGATGCCGCTAAATATATTTATGACGACAGGCAGGACGAGCGCAACACGCTGTACACCTTCGACCCAAGATGGTATTACGAGGCTATCCCAGGCGCGGTTATCAGCAAAAGCCCTAACATAGTTCAAAACCCCGGATATTAA
- a CDS encoding DUF3823 domain-containing protein produces MKRLINTIALGLAIIAASSCTKVDNYAGPDQTLQGTVTDSGTGLPIQGEIGDGANSTRIKLLESSWSANPTAQYLGVHQDGTYINTKIFKATYKMTAEGPFVPMVQTTPAVDQTQTVNVDGGTTTVNFSVEPLLRLAWVGQPVINADGTLSVQVKVTRGTANALFQQAVTEIWLFVNSSQYVGNNINDAAKTGKYTGDLNAAVANGTTITLTTGNGVLPAGVLSTARDYYIRVGARTSYNLKQYNYTDVRKVVVP; encoded by the coding sequence ATGAAACGATTAATAAATACGATAGCATTGGGCCTGGCTATAATTGCCGCAAGCTCGTGTACCAAGGTAGATAACTATGCCGGTCCCGATCAGACCCTGCAGGGAACTGTAACCGACAGCGGCACCGGCCTGCCCATACAAGGCGAAATTGGCGATGGCGCCAACAGCACCCGCATTAAGTTGCTGGAAAGCAGCTGGAGTGCCAATCCTACCGCGCAATATTTGGGCGTACACCAGGATGGTACTTATATCAATACCAAAATATTTAAAGCTACCTATAAAATGACTGCCGAAGGCCCTTTTGTACCGATGGTGCAAACCACACCGGCTGTAGATCAAACCCAAACTGTGAATGTTGACGGCGGTACCACTACGGTAAATTTTAGCGTAGAGCCCTTACTGCGTTTAGCCTGGGTTGGCCAGCCGGTAATTAATGCCGATGGTACGCTTTCGGTACAGGTTAAGGTAACGCGCGGCACCGCTAACGCCCTGTTTCAGCAGGCTGTAACCGAGATCTGGTTGTTTGTTAACTCGAGCCAGTATGTGGGCAATAATATTAACGATGCAGCCAAAACCGGCAAATACACCGGCGATCTTAACGCTGCCGTAGCCAATGGCACCACCATTACCCTAACCACAGGTAACGGTGTATTACCAGCAGGTGTATTATCAACTGCACGTGATTATTACATCCGTGTTGGCGCCCGCACCAGTTACAACTTAAAGCAATACAACTATACCGACGTAAGGAAGGTTGTTGTTCCGTAA
- a CDS encoding IS1182 family transposase, whose amino-acid sequence MGGKVVFKEYDPDQLTFLPYKLEELVPQGHPVRIVSKVVDQVDVKPINRKYKGGGASSFHPRLMLKLLIYGYLTNTYSSRKLEDQAAQNVHFMWLLGMKKPDHNTINRFRSEKLSGVLKEIFSQIVLLLQQEGIVSLKEAVFTDGTKIESVANKYTFVWGKSIKNSKEKMKAQLDELWSYAQTIAAEELKDTAPLEYSEINPEKVKETISKINAALDDKEDVDKKVRQKLNYAKKHWPENLARYDEQEKLLGGRNSFSKTDPGATFMRMKEDPMLNGQLKPGYNLQISTQEQFILNYSLHQTTTDYQTLPSHIEQYETLYHALPKAVVADAGYGSDENYGVLQQKGIEAYIKYNTFDQEQNKGIKAFGNDSLHYNEQEDYLVCPMGQHMQHIGTGQRVTTSGYVQLISRYQAQNCENCPMRGVCHQAAGNRVVEINHSLRIHKQIAKERLNTEQGIKYRKRRPADVEPVFANLKHNHGFRRFLLKGMSKTEVEIGLLSIAHNLRKWKA is encoded by the coding sequence ATGGGAGGAAAAGTAGTCTTTAAGGAATATGATCCTGACCAGTTAACCTTTTTACCGTATAAACTGGAGGAACTGGTACCGCAGGGTCATCCGGTACGTATTGTATCGAAGGTGGTCGATCAGGTAGATGTTAAACCGATTAACCGCAAGTATAAAGGCGGCGGGGCATCCAGCTTTCATCCGCGGCTGATGCTCAAGCTGCTGATCTACGGTTATCTGACCAACACGTATTCTTCACGGAAGTTGGAAGACCAGGCCGCGCAGAATGTACATTTCATGTGGCTTTTAGGCATGAAAAAGCCTGATCACAATACCATCAACCGTTTCCGGAGCGAGAAGCTGTCGGGTGTTTTAAAGGAGATCTTCTCACAGATCGTATTGTTATTACAGCAGGAAGGTATCGTCTCGCTGAAAGAAGCTGTTTTTACCGATGGTACCAAGATCGAATCGGTAGCGAACAAGTACACTTTTGTATGGGGCAAAAGCATTAAGAACAGCAAGGAGAAGATGAAAGCCCAATTGGATGAACTGTGGAGTTATGCGCAAACCATCGCTGCCGAAGAACTTAAAGACACCGCACCGCTGGAATACAGCGAGATCAACCCGGAAAAAGTAAAAGAAACGATCTCAAAGATCAACGCCGCCCTGGACGATAAGGAAGATGTCGATAAGAAAGTAAGGCAGAAGCTGAACTATGCCAAAAAGCACTGGCCGGAGAACCTGGCCCGGTATGACGAGCAGGAAAAGCTGTTAGGCGGTCGCAACAGCTTTTCGAAGACCGACCCGGGTGCCACCTTCATGCGGATGAAAGAAGACCCTATGCTGAACGGGCAGCTTAAACCCGGATACAATCTGCAGATCTCCACCCAGGAGCAGTTCATCTTGAACTATAGCCTGCACCAAACCACAACCGATTACCAGACCCTTCCATCACACATCGAACAATACGAAACTTTATATCATGCACTTCCAAAAGCGGTAGTGGCCGATGCGGGCTACGGTTCGGACGAGAACTATGGCGTATTACAGCAAAAAGGCATTGAAGCTTATATCAAATACAACACGTTCGACCAGGAACAAAATAAAGGCATCAAAGCATTCGGTAATGACAGTTTGCACTATAATGAACAGGAAGATTACCTGGTATGTCCGATGGGACAACACATGCAGCATATCGGCACCGGGCAGCGGGTCACCACATCCGGCTATGTGCAACTGATCAGCCGCTATCAGGCGCAGAATTGTGAAAACTGCCCCATGCGGGGCGTTTGTCACCAAGCAGCCGGTAACCGCGTGGTGGAGATCAACCACAGCCTTAGAATACACAAGCAGATAGCGAAAGAAAGATTGAATACCGAACAGGGCATCAAATACCGAAAGCGACGGCCCGCAGATGTCGAACCGGTGTTCGCCAACCTGAAGCATAATCACGGCTTCAGGCGATTCCTGCTGAAGGGAATGTCCAAAACCGAGGTCGAAATAGGGTTATTATCCATCGCACATAACCTCAGAAAGTGGAAAGCCTGA